The genome window ACTCAGGAATATGAAACCGGGAAGCGGTTCTTAAACAAGGGGAGCAGAGCCATAAAGTTTTATGATAAGGGGAAGGAAATTCAGGCGAAGAAGAAAACAGAAAATATTCCCGAAATTAGGGGATTGAATTTTCTGAGAACTGAAATAAAATTGAACCGATTGAACACCCTGAAACTACCTTCACCGGGAAAGCAGACTTTGAAAAGTATTATTCAGGCAGATCAGTTAATGAAGTTATCAGAGATATTTGATTCACAGATTAAAGAGATAATCTTTATGAGACATATAGCCGACATTCCAGAAAAGATAAAGACTCAGAAGGACTTAGAGAAACTCTTCAGGCAAACAGGAATAGAATCATTCCGAAAAAAGGGAATTGATATTGAATCCCTTATTTCCTCTCTCCCGGTTAAGGAACGGCAGAAGAGGAACCTCAGGAAGAAATATTTGCTGCCGGATTATTCCTCAGATATTTATGAGCCCTCTGAAGAAGAAAAGGAATTCCGGGAAAAGCTGAATGAGAAAATTTCTGTTTTCAGGGAATCAGTTTATTAAGCCCCCTCTCAGATATACCCTCAGGGAGAGAACCTCTCTCATAAGAGCCCTAATTGATAAATTCAGGGGTTATCTATAATGGATTAAAATAGATTCCCCTCTGATCTGAATCCTTAATAAAAATGAGCCGGAGAGCACACTTCCCGGCTTATCCTCCCGGTAAACTAATTCCTCTACATTAGAGGCAAAATAGCGGAATATAGCGGAACATAGTGCAAGGCGGAGCTTCAAAACAATTGAAAGAAAATTGATTGAAGAGATATTCCCTTTACTGAAACATTAAAAAAAGGAAGAGATTCCCTCTCTCCGAAAAACCCACTTTCCAGAACCCACACCCGGCACCAGTCAATTGATTAGAGTTAAATACCAAGCTGTGAATTGAAAGAAAATTGAATGATTAGGCAGCAGAACCAGAAGAATAAGGGAGTCGGGAACTCATAATTTATCTTCATTCAATGAGATCAGTTTTCCGGGTTTTTGCCTATTATTTGCTCAATCGGTGGCGAATTGGTGCTTTTTTAAGTGTATATACTGACTGAACCCCTTTTATATCAATTGTTTATGAGGATTAGTCTTGTGCCTCTCGGGGGCACAATGCCATAAAAACAGGGGAAATTCTTTGTGCCTTAGCGTCTTTGAGCGGGTTGTGCTGTGTCATCCTAAAGCCGGAAAGGTCTCCCGCAGATTCCGCAGATAAACGCAGAAGCATCTTCATCAGAACGATATTTTCCAGGATTCTAAAAAACAAGCCCCCTCATTTATGTTTATCAACAAACCTTACAGCCATATATATAGGTGTGTTGGCATTAGTTGCCAATTAGCAACTAATTCTCTTTTTTAATAGGAACTTCTCTCATTGTAGAAAAACAAAAAGTGTCAAAACAGGCCAAAAACAGGGTTTTTTTGCTTATCTGTTAGCAATAGATATGGCACAGATATTGACCTGCGGAAAGGGTATTCTGTAACTAATTTATTCAATGCAGAGGTTCTCTATGAAATCTAAATTACTCTTCGTGCTCGCAGTGCTGATGCTGGTAACAACAGCAGATGCACAGCGCGCAAAAATCAAGCTTGAAAGAGTTACGTATCGCACCGAATTGCCAAATGTCGGAACAAACTCCGTTGCAACAGGAATGTATGTTATCCCTAACGGACAGTATGCATATTTCGTTGCACAAAATATTGGCAATACCGAACCGATTCTTACCAAAACTTTCACGCTTGAATCAAAACCCGCAGGTTCAGCAGCAGTCATCAATCAGATGCCTGATTCTGTTCAGGGCGGCGGATGGTATAACTTCAAGTCAGATGTAAAAGGCGAATACAAGGTAAAACTTGTTATTACCACCGCATCTGGCACCGATGATACCACCATTTCAGTTTTTTCAGGAAACTATGTTGGCGTTGGCGGATTTGAAGGCACCACAGCGGCTTATCCTCAGTGTATGAGCTGCCACGGCTCAATGCCTGCTTTCCAGACCATCTTCAGTGAATGGAACACTTCCATGCACGCTCAGGGTCTAAAGCTTCTTCTTTCCTACGATAACGGCGCTACTCATCACTTCCGCGCAAACTGTATTAAATGTCACGCCACCGGACCAGACCTGTTTATCGAATCAGCCAATAACGGATTTAATGATCTGGCTACCCAGCTCGGATGGGCATTTACAGCAGTTCCAAGCCCGGCTAAATGGGACAGTTTAAAGACCGGTTTCCCTGGTCTTATTAACCATGCAACCATCGGCTGCGAAAACTGCCACGGTGCAGGCAGCGAACACGCTCAGGCAGGAGACAAGAAGAAAATTCAAATCTCCCTTAATGAAGGTGTCTGCATGCAGTGCCACGACCGTCATAGCGGCGGAACTCAGTACAATTCTTCAAAGCACTCCATAGCGGTGTGGAGCAGTTCTTTTGCACAGACAGCATCAAGCCAGAACAATAATCTTCAGAACTGTATCCGCTGCCACGATGCAAAAGGATTCATCAACTATACCAAAGGATTTACGACCAATACCACCGGTATGCTGGAAGCAGATCACGAAGTTATCTCATGCCAGACCTGCCACGATCCTCACAAGGGCGGACTCCGCACTTCACCGGTTGCAGGTGATACACTTGGTAACGGCTTTAAATACAGCGTAGCCGGAAGTGATTTCGGCGGCGAAGGTAAGCTTTGCATGAGCTGTCATAAGTCAAGAAGAGACAATGTGTCGTATGTAGCTACAAACGTTACTTCATCACACTGGGGTCCTCACTATAATGCTCAGACTGATATTCTTTTAGGTCAGAATGCTGCAGAATTTGATGCCCCTTATGCTCAGTCTAATCATAAATATGCAGTTGCAAATTCATGCGTTGACTGTCATATGGTTGCTGGTCCTGAATCTTCATCAGATCCAAACAGAAACACCGTTGGTGAACACACCTTCGGACTCCGCAATCCTGCAAATAACTTTGAATATACTGCCGGCTGCGTAAGCTGCCACGGTCCAAAAACCAGCTTTGCTGATTTCGTAGCTGCAATGGACTATGACAATGACGGTACCATTGAAGGTATTCAGGACGAAGTTAAAGGCCTGAAAAAATGGCTCGTTTACTGGCTCCCACCTGCAGGTGTTGACTCTGTCAGCTGGCAGCTGATCGGCAGCACACCAAACAACACCAATCTGAAAAAAGCTTACTGGAACTATAAGCTTATTGACGGCGACGCAAGCTATGGAATGCACAATACCAAGTACACCATCAGCGTACTCCTGAAATCAATCTATATGATTGGCGGAGACGTTCCTGTTGAACTGCTTTCATTCACCGGTGCTCTTGACAATAACGTTGTTAATCTGAAATGGGAAACCGGTTCAGAAGTTAACAATAAGGGCTTCAATGTTGAAAGAAAAGTAAACGGCGAATGGAAATCCATCAGCTTTATTAACGGTAAAGGAACAACTACTGAAGCTACAAGCTACAGCTACAGTGATGATCTGCGCAATGCAAACGTCAACGGTACGGTTGTTTACCGCCTGAAACAGGTTGATATGGACGGATCATACACCTATACAAAAGAAATTGAATTCAGCCTTGGACAGGTTCCGCAGGAATTTGCTCTCGAGCAGAACTTCCCGAACCCGTTCAACCCAAGCACCACCATCAAGTTTGCAGTTCCGGTTAACGGAAATGTAAAACTGGCTGTTTATGACGCAATGGGTAATCTCGTAAAAGTTCTTGTTGACGAAACAAAGGCAGCAGGAAAATATGAAGTTACCTGGAACGGCGACAATAACAGCGGAGCAAAAGTAGCAAGCGGCGTTTACTTCTATAAGGTAAGTGCAGGCACCTACACAATGACCAAGAAAATGGTTATGATGAAGTAATATATACTTCACCGCACACGAACATACTTCTTATAAAAGGCAC of Ignavibacteriales bacterium contains these proteins:
- a CDS encoding T9SS type A sorting domain-containing protein, with protein sequence MKSKLLFVLAVLMLVTTADAQRAKIKLERVTYRTELPNVGTNSVATGMYVIPNGQYAYFVAQNIGNTEPILTKTFTLESKPAGSAAVINQMPDSVQGGGWYNFKSDVKGEYKVKLVITTASGTDDTTISVFSGNYVGVGGFEGTTAAYPQCMSCHGSMPAFQTIFSEWNTSMHAQGLKLLLSYDNGATHHFRANCIKCHATGPDLFIESANNGFNDLATQLGWAFTAVPSPAKWDSLKTGFPGLINHATIGCENCHGAGSEHAQAGDKKKIQISLNEGVCMQCHDRHSGGTQYNSSKHSIAVWSSSFAQTASSQNNNLQNCIRCHDAKGFINYTKGFTTNTTGMLEADHEVISCQTCHDPHKGGLRTSPVAGDTLGNGFKYSVAGSDFGGEGKLCMSCHKSRRDNVSYVATNVTSSHWGPHYNAQTDILLGQNAAEFDAPYAQSNHKYAVANSCVDCHMVAGPESSSDPNRNTVGEHTFGLRNPANNFEYTAGCVSCHGPKTSFADFVAAMDYDNDGTIEGIQDEVKGLKKWLVYWLPPAGVDSVSWQLIGSTPNNTNLKKAYWNYKLIDGDASYGMHNTKYTISVLLKSIYMIGGDVPVELLSFTGALDNNVVNLKWETGSEVNNKGFNVERKVNGEWKSISFINGKGTTTEATSYSYSDDLRNANVNGTVVYRLKQVDMDGSYTYTKEIEFSLGQVPQEFALEQNFPNPFNPSTTIKFAVPVNGNVKLAVYDAMGNLVKVLVDETKAAGKYEVTWNGDNNSGAKVASGVYFYKVSAGTYTMTKKMVMMK